A genomic window from Dermacentor silvarum isolate Dsil-2018 chromosome 9, BIME_Dsil_1.4, whole genome shotgun sequence includes:
- the LOC119464651 gene encoding piggyBac transposable element-derived protein 4, giving the protein MTSKRLLTREEALELYFSLPDDPTSSDSDRDTDEDFAPELAPPDSDEQSSEAEAAESTRKPQKRKATYSRKKRKQKKVPRICDEAEVEEEEVGAWNSSEPDAVIRVPKIWDPQYSANLPTTPCEAFALYFDEGIMNTLVTETNRFAKQKGRQLWKELTIDELRAYFGILLLMSTNPRHQMYLYWSSDSFFNCPEISKIMSFRRFQAIMNCLHLTDLTKEKKKGEEGYDRLARVRPLILALNESFKRQYTPSAHQAIDESMIRFKGRSSLKQYLPMKPIKRGYKVWCRADSQTGYLIEFQVYEGKGADRPANVGLGEHVVLSLIDGVEAGTQLYFDNFFTSTRLMEALKEKNILAAGTVRPNRKDLPDEIKRDNKLQKGQYIWRAKGCITAYQWRDTKNVQVLSNFHHPSDTEDVVRKLSNGSSISVQCPKAVSDYNTWMGGVDKFDQRRNAYPVDRRSKKSWYRIFYFLLDAAIVNAFLQMKAVSEMSYLWFRLVLGRQLINGQTFKGSSNRPYRANKKGAKHGQKMVGVADEVRFLGAGHHPQKIAKRRRCRWCSTAKKEARTNLLCSVCNVPLCSTCFGPFHAGRM; this is encoded by the exons ATGACAA GTAAACGATtgctgacgcgagaggaagcgctGGAATTATATTTTAGCCTTCCTGACGACCCTACGTCGAGTGATTCCGACAGAGATACGGATGAAGACTTCGCACCCGAGCTCGCTCCGCCTGATTCAGATGAGCAAAGCAGTGAAGCCGAAGCGGCGGAATCAACGAGGAAACCACAAAAGCGAAAGGCTACCTAttcaagaaagaaaaggaagcagAAGAAAGTGCCTAGAATTTGCGACGAAGCAGAAGTCGAAGAGGAGGAGGTTGGGGCATGGAATAGCAGCGAACCGGATGCCGTCATTCGTGTTCCAAAAATTTGGGACCCACAATACAGTGCAAATCTCCCGACGACGCCTTGTGAAGCTTTTGCTCTTTATTTTGACGAAGGTATCATGAACACACTGGTGACTGAGACAAACCGCTTTGCCAAACAGAAAGGTCGACAGCTTTGGAAAGAGCTTACAATTGATGAGCTCCGTGCATACTTTGGCATACTTCTGCTGATGAGCACAAACCCCAGACATCAAATGTACCTGTACTGGAGCAGTGACAGTTTTTTCAATTGTCCTGAAATATCAAAGATTATGTCGTTCCGTCGTTTTCAAGCCATTATGAACTGTTTGCACCTCACCGACCTaaccaaggaaaaaaagaaaggtgaagaAGGGTACGACAGATTGGCAAGAGTGCGTCCTCTCATCCTTGCACTGAATGAAAGTTTCAAGAGACAATACACTCCATCAGCGCACCAAGCCATTGATGAGAGTATGATACGATTCAAAGGCCGGTCCTCACTGAAGCAGTACCTTCCAATGAAACCTATCAAGCGGGGATACAAGGTGTGGTGCAGAGCCGACTCCCAGACAGGTTACCTGATTGAATTTCAGGTCTATGAAGGTAAAGGTGCAGACCGACCTGCAAACGTAGGTCTCGGTGAGCATGTTGTGCTCTCCCTCATTGACGGAGTAGAGGCTGGCACGCAGCTATATTTCGATAACTTTTTCACGTCCACACGCCTAATggaggccttgaaagaaaagaACATTTTGGCCGCAGGAACGGTTCGCCCAAACCGCAAGGACTTACCTGACGAAATCAAACGGGATAACAAGCTACAGAAGGGACAGTATATCTGGCGGGCGAAAGGGTGCATCACAGCTTATCAGTGGCGGGACACGAAAAACGTACAGGTGCTGTCCAACTTTCATCACCCCAGCGACACTGAGGACGTTGTTCGAAAGCTTTCTAATGGCTCATCCATATCCGTCCAGTGCCCAAAAGCAGTCTCCGACTACAATACCTGGATGGGCGGAGTCGACAAGTTTGACCAAAGAAGGAACGCATATCCGGTGGATCGACGATCTAAGAAGTCGTGGTACCGAATTTTTTACTTCCTGCTGGACGCAGCAATAGTAAATGCTTTTCTTCAAATGAAAGCAGTCAGTGAAATGAGCTACCTTTGGTTCCGGCTCGTCCTTGGTCGCCAGCTGATAAACGGGCAAACATTCAAAGGGTCCAGCAATCGCCCGTATCGAGCAAACAAAAAAGGTGCCAAACATGGCCAGAAAATGGTAGGCGTTGCTGATGAAGTCCGATTTCTGGGAGCTGGACATCACCCTCAGAAGATTGCAAAAAGGAGGCGGTGTCGTTGGTGCTCGACTGCCAAGAAAGAAGCGCGCACCAACCTTCTGTGTTCTGTGTGCAATGTGCCCCTTTGTTCAACGTGTTTTGGACCTTTTCATGCCGGCCGAATGTAA